One bacterium DNA segment encodes these proteins:
- a CDS encoding SDR family oxidoreductase: protein MSAGQTRYDFSDQTAVVTGGSRGIGRAICEAFADAGARVFTCSRRLPETPFSSNAITCESIDVRDPEATEAWLARCAEPNGGIDVLVNNAGGAPAMDAATAPPKLINKILELNLNAPLILSSQVHKHMAQREHGGSIVNIVSISSHRPTPTGFAYGAAKAGLMNASSSLAVEWGGQVRVNSVVCGLVETELTGDHYGDGETKKAITDSIPAGRFARLEEIAHSVLFLAARDSSYVSGAALEVYGGGEWPPTVPRPSRG, encoded by the coding sequence ATGAGCGCAGGCCAGACCCGATACGACTTCTCCGATCAGACCGCCGTGGTCACCGGCGGCAGCCGCGGGATCGGCCGAGCGATCTGCGAAGCCTTCGCCGACGCGGGCGCCCGGGTCTTCACCTGCAGTCGACGACTGCCCGAGACGCCCTTTTCGTCGAACGCGATCACCTGCGAGAGCATTGACGTGCGCGACCCGGAAGCGACCGAGGCGTGGCTCGCGCGCTGCGCCGAACCGAATGGCGGGATCGACGTCCTCGTCAACAACGCCGGCGGCGCGCCCGCCATGGACGCCGCGACCGCCCCGCCCAAGCTGATCAACAAGATCCTCGAGCTGAACCTGAACGCGCCGCTCATCCTCTCGAGTCAGGTCCACAAGCACATGGCCCAGCGGGAACACGGCGGCTCGATCGTCAACATCGTGAGCATCTCGTCCCACCGACCGACCCCGACCGGATTCGCGTACGGCGCGGCGAAGGCCGGTCTGATGAACGCGTCGAGCTCCCTCGCCGTCGAGTGGGGCGGCCAGGTCCGCGTCAACAGCGTCGTCTGCGGCCTGGTCGAGACCGAGCTGACCGGCGACCACTACGGCGACGGCGAAACCAAGAAGGCCATCACGGATTCGATTCCCGCCGGTCGCTTCGCGCGACTCGAGGAGATCGCGCACTCGGTGCTCTTCCTGGCGGCACGGGATTCGAGCTACGTGTCCGGTGCGGCGCTCGAGGTCTACGGCGGCGGCGAGTGGCCGCCGACGGTGCCGCGGCCGAGCCGGGGCTGA